Proteins found in one Terribacillus sp. DMT04 genomic segment:
- a CDS encoding TetR/AcrR family transcriptional regulator, translating into MDRKTKIILAAKQKFAEFGFQQVSMQSIAEACKISKASIYKLFDSKESLLDELLQYNHQQLTNMAALIEVDKSLSDEARFERKIVLEIESFKENKHLIQMLMFSPPFKESSELQRHMNNVRAILMRWHQEMLLNLYGEKVEPLKWDMTLNLLGLLNPYLKMMADGVIIRDPAEVAHELKLVMDAIVTDKLQRAPLLDEQHIQLHYHADLPESPGKAELMHTIFLQIQDVTTNTLQDEALTEAADHLEKELAKDKPAAYLVEALLTYLDQQSLLKESIRSIRLLM; encoded by the coding sequence ATGGATCGGAAGACAAAAATCATATTGGCTGCGAAACAGAAGTTTGCGGAATTTGGTTTCCAGCAGGTGTCAATGCAGTCGATTGCGGAGGCTTGTAAAATATCAAAAGCTTCTATTTATAAGCTGTTTGATTCCAAGGAGTCACTATTGGATGAGCTACTTCAATATAATCATCAGCAGCTGACAAATATGGCTGCTTTAATTGAGGTTGATAAAAGTTTATCTGATGAAGCGCGGTTTGAGCGTAAGATTGTGTTGGAGATTGAATCTTTTAAAGAAAACAAGCATTTGATTCAGATGTTGATGTTCTCCCCTCCTTTTAAGGAGTCATCTGAATTGCAGCGACATATGAACAATGTGCGGGCTATACTTATGCGATGGCATCAAGAAATGCTTCTCAATCTCTATGGAGAAAAGGTGGAACCACTTAAGTGGGATATGACGCTGAATCTGCTCGGTTTGCTAAACCCTTACTTAAAGATGATGGCGGATGGCGTGATTATCCGTGACCCAGCTGAAGTAGCGCATGAGCTGAAGCTGGTGATGGATGCGATTGTAACAGATAAGCTGCAGCGGGCTCCGCTTTTGGATGAGCAACATATCCAATTGCATTACCATGCAGACTTGCCCGAATCACCTGGTAAAGCTGAGTTAATGCATACAATATTTTTGCAAATCCAGGATGTTACGACGAATACGCTGCAAGATGAAGCTTTGACAGAGGCGGCAGACCATTTAGAAAAAGAATTAGCAAAAGATAAACCAGCCGCCTATCTTGTGGAAGCTTTGCTGACGTACTTAGATCAACAATCATTACTAAAAGAAAGTATCCGATCCATTCGGTTACTCATGTGA